The following coding sequences lie in one Candidatus Dadabacteria bacterium genomic window:
- the nadB gene encoding L-aspartate oxidase, with amino-acid sequence MSAEIIDVECDFLVVGGGLAGLYAAVCASSLGRCVVVTKQTLVQSNSYWAQGGIAAAVDPEDSPVFHQEDTIAAGRGLCDGRAVQILVEEGRERVTDLINLGMKFDSDDSGLLLGLEGGHSKRRVLHAGGDSTGKEMIEFLISFVSSSESVTILELVTVTDIISDGERCYGVWGYDEGRESYVRISSPCTIVATGGASALYSRTTNPEGASGEGISLAWRAGAEISDMEFVQFHPTVFSGKKGDAFLLTEAIRGEGAYLLNARGARFMEHYSSLLELAPRDVVSKAIHSEMRSCGEDYVYLDLSHMDPGFVRKRFSNIDRLCRDSGFDLAKDRIPVAPAAHYTIGGVRTSLMGETNIEGLYACGEVSNTGVHGANRLASNSLLECMVFAKRCVDSASGRRHAGDISGDFEGFMLADTREADAGFFNEAKDSIIGGMSTHLGIVREREGMEEFVARLEEFSSAARDVPGWFGFKLGTMLDVCLLVARAALLRKESRGAHMRSDHPEEDSDYEKHLVFRKNLEIYGAD; translated from the coding sequence ATGAGCGCGGAAATTATTGACGTCGAGTGCGATTTTCTTGTTGTGGGCGGGGGGCTTGCGGGTCTCTACGCTGCGGTGTGCGCATCTTCCCTCGGCCGGTGCGTGGTGGTGACCAAGCAGACCCTCGTGCAAAGCAATTCATACTGGGCTCAGGGAGGAATCGCGGCTGCGGTCGACCCCGAGGACTCGCCCGTTTTTCACCAAGAGGACACTATTGCCGCGGGAAGAGGGCTTTGCGATGGCCGCGCAGTGCAGATTCTGGTCGAGGAGGGAAGGGAGAGGGTCACGGACCTCATAAACCTCGGCATGAAGTTCGATTCCGACGACAGCGGTCTTCTGCTCGGCCTCGAGGGTGGCCACTCGAAAAGGAGAGTTCTTCACGCGGGAGGCGACTCGACGGGAAAGGAGATGATCGAGTTCCTAATCTCTTTTGTAAGTTCAAGCGAATCGGTAACCATTTTGGAACTTGTCACCGTTACCGACATAATCTCAGACGGAGAGAGATGCTATGGCGTCTGGGGTTACGACGAGGGAAGGGAAAGCTACGTGAGAATTTCTTCTCCCTGCACCATAGTCGCCACCGGCGGTGCGAGCGCCCTTTACAGCAGGACCACCAACCCGGAAGGGGCCTCGGGAGAAGGCATATCGCTTGCTTGGAGAGCGGGGGCCGAGATTTCCGACATGGAGTTCGTTCAGTTCCACCCCACTGTTTTCAGCGGCAAAAAAGGCGACGCCTTTCTTCTCACCGAGGCGATAAGGGGGGAGGGAGCCTATCTCCTTAACGCCCGGGGCGCGAGGTTCATGGAACACTACAGTTCCCTCCTTGAACTTGCCCCGAGAGACGTGGTCTCAAAGGCGATTCACAGTGAGATGAGGTCCTGCGGAGAAGATTACGTGTATCTCGATCTCTCCCATATGGATCCCGGATTTGTAAGGAAAAGGTTCTCTAACATAGACAGGCTCTGCAGGGATTCGGGCTTTGATCTTGCCAAAGACCGCATTCCTGTTGCTCCGGCCGCCCATTACACCATAGGCGGAGTGAGGACCAGTCTCATGGGAGAGACGAACATAGAGGGTCTTTACGCCTGCGGAGAGGTTTCAAACACTGGTGTCCACGGAGCCAACCGCCTTGCGAGCAATTCCCTTCTCGAGTGCATGGTGTTTGCTAAAAGGTGTGTTGACAGCGCGTCCGGCAGGCGGCATGCGGGGGACATTAGCGGAGATTTCGAAGGCTTTATGCTTGCCGACACCAGAGAAGCCGATGCCGGGTTTTTCAACGAAGCCAAGGACTCAATAATCGGGGGGATGAGCACGCATCTCGGGATAGTGAGAGAGCGAGAGGGTATGGAGGAATTCGTTGCGCGGCTCGAGGAGTTTTCCTCGGCAGCCAGGGATGTTCCCGGATGGTTTGGCTTTAAGCTCGGGACGATGCTGGATGTGTGTCTGCTCGTCGCGCGCGCAGCTCTTTTGAGGAAGGAGTCGCGGGGAGCCCACATGAGGTCTGATCATCCGGAGGAAGACTCGGATTATGAAAAACATCTGGTTTTCAGGAAGAATCTGGAGATATACGGAGCCGACTGA